From a single Solanum dulcamara chromosome 4, daSolDulc1.2, whole genome shotgun sequence genomic region:
- the LOC129884534 gene encoding protein SOB FIVE-LIKE 5-like isoform X1 has translation MDYGMVAADSECSSGCESGWTLYLENSFLPCCKDNNLEGEKSLKQKEEETEEEDLSMVSDASSGPPNFHQEEEYGHNIINGSHYYAPITNPKRQKAKDKKQKQISVLDDTASSPIFDFSNLQNNFSSINNNTKSVENVLDFSQGYSTTHFQGRSTYQEHYGYFQSSLLSGNKLQENQWFEEKRWG, from the exons atggaTTATGGTATGGTGGCAGCTGATTCAGAATGTAGTAGTGGATGTGAGTCTGGTTGGACTTTATACTTAGAAAATTCATTTTTACCTTGTTGTAAAGACAACAACCTTGAAGGTGAAAAGAGTTTAaagcaaaaagaagaagaaacagagGAAGAAGATTTGTCAATGGTTTCTGATGCATCTTCAGGGCCTCCAAATTTTCATCAAGAAGAAGAATACGGACATAACATTATTAATGGTAGTCATTATTATGCACCAATTACTAATCCAAAGAGGCAGAAAGCTAAggataaaaaacaaaaacagaTTTCTGTACTGGATGATACAGCTAGCTCACCTATCTTTGATTTCTCCAAT TTACAGAACAATTTCAgtagcatcaacaacaacacaaaGTCAGTGGAAAATGTATTGGATTTTTCACAAGGTTACTCTACAACACACTTTCAG GGGAGATCTACATACCAGGAACACTATGGTTATTTCCAGTCATCTTTACTATCTGGAAACAAATTGCAAGAAAACCA ATGGTTTGAAGAGAAGAGGTGGGGATAA
- the LOC129884534 gene encoding protein SOB FIVE-LIKE 5-like isoform X2, producing MDYGMVAADSECSSGCESGWTLYLENSFLPCCKDNNLEGEKSLKQKEEETEEEDLSMVSDASSGPPNFHQEEEYGHNIINGSHYYAPITNPKRQKAKDKKQKQISVLDDTASSPIFDFSNNNFSSINNNTKSVENVLDFSQGYSTTHFQGRSTYQEHYGYFQSSLLSGNKLQENQWFEEKRWG from the exons atggaTTATGGTATGGTGGCAGCTGATTCAGAATGTAGTAGTGGATGTGAGTCTGGTTGGACTTTATACTTAGAAAATTCATTTTTACCTTGTTGTAAAGACAACAACCTTGAAGGTGAAAAGAGTTTAaagcaaaaagaagaagaaacagagGAAGAAGATTTGTCAATGGTTTCTGATGCATCTTCAGGGCCTCCAAATTTTCATCAAGAAGAAGAATACGGACATAACATTATTAATGGTAGTCATTATTATGCACCAATTACTAATCCAAAGAGGCAGAAAGCTAAggataaaaaacaaaaacagaTTTCTGTACTGGATGATACAGCTAGCTCACCTATCTTTGATTTCTCCAAT AACAATTTCAgtagcatcaacaacaacacaaaGTCAGTGGAAAATGTATTGGATTTTTCACAAGGTTACTCTACAACACACTTTCAG GGGAGATCTACATACCAGGAACACTATGGTTATTTCCAGTCATCTTTACTATCTGGAAACAAATTGCAAGAAAACCA ATGGTTTGAAGAGAAGAGGTGGGGATAA